A genomic stretch from Sebastes fasciatus isolate fSebFas1 chromosome 23, fSebFas1.pri, whole genome shotgun sequence includes:
- the sbf1 gene encoding myotubularin-related protein 5 isoform X2: MARLADYYLVVGYDIDKRVEGEGQGRILQRFPEKDWEDSPFPQGIELFCQPSGWQLVPERQPASFFVAVLTDINSERHYCACFTFWEGLDNPHLQKAEASEVDEADEDLALVQPAQVFAPKSLVLVSRLDYTEVFRNCLGLIYTVHVDGLTVPLETVVGNLLTCVIPIAGGSQTDESPVCSLDKVPQALACDWLLACLQPGQEEREESLRTITLGAGDRQVIQTPIDDALPVSGSTVAQLFRQLGIVNVLYLFCAALTEHKILFLSSSYQRLTDACRGLLAIMFPLKYSFTYVPILPGKLLEVLSTPTPFIIGVNSFFRSETQELLDVIIADLDGGTVTIPECVHISLLPEPLLQQIQTALSMVLDPELEMADRAFPPLSTQPAALKIQDKEIRGIFLWLFARLFYGYRWCLHIIRIHPEPVIRFHKAAFLGQRSLTEEDFLMKVLDGMAFAGFVSERGPPYRATDLFDDLVANHGERIRQEETCPHKVMNHVKELAEQLFKNENPYPAVAMHKVQRPSENSQNSAQNQTPFPSLDDVAVQLFIDHAAAKLKTAPPVVKAEVKGMVPSGPPLGDTVDRNGHVMANSARRLEVVRNCITYIFENKMLEAKKLMPAVLRALKGRAARICLTQELNQHVLQNRAVLDDQQFDYIVRMMNCTLQDCSHIDEHGIAAALLPLVTAFCRKMGAGITQFAYSCVQEHMVWTTMQFWEAMFYSDVQNHIRALYLETEEGEQHNNYEQHDGAGDGREISALELASEQSRLWPTLSKESQTERVQKEESTVFSQAIHYANRMSYLLLPLDTSKNRLLRSSGLGDVESVSNSYVTNSIAGSMAESYDTESGFEDAESSDVANSVVRFINRFVDKVCNESGVTNEHLKALHTMIPDIVQMHIETLDAVHRESKRLPPIQKPKLLRPTLLPGEELVMDGMRVHLIPDGREEATGLMGGPPLLPAEGAIFLTTYRLIFKGTPNDPLVGEQVVTRSFPIASLTKEKRISVTIPMDQFVQEGLQLRSCTFQLMKIAFDEEVASDLAEVFRKHMHKLRYPQHVQGTFAFTVGQCGKMVVEHKTKDKNQSLKTLSKNLVKTAKRTIGRQYVTRKKYSPPTWENRSSFQSELDEDEISVSEEVEQSSLTLSSTMRSSDRQTMSNVVERACCRDYQRLGLGTLSNSLTRSKNEPFRISTVNRMYTVCRSYPGLLIVPQSIPDTTIQRICRCYRQNRFPVVCWRNSRTKAVLLRSAGLHAKGVVGFFKSPNAPASVPSQADSTSLEQEKYLQAIISSMPSYSESSGRNTLSGFTSTHMSTSDSSDKLRQPKIGALMKQVMGTKEDVPGTFSRGALGQRAKVISLSQPKVSGKARNTPRGKWGSIRGSGRLSAYNPDVGTRLAKDSPQSNGGPSEALFLRQQKAYLYIIGDKAQLKGGKQDSFQQWEVVPIEVCDVRQVKNSFKKLMKACVPSTSTTDPNMSFLRCLEDSEWMALLHRVLQVSVLVVELLDTGSSVMVSLEDGWDVTTQVVSLVQLLSDPYYRTFDGFRLLVEKEWLSFGHRFSHRGAQTLGSQSSGFTPVFLQFLDCVHQIHLQFPMEFEFSQYYLKFLAYHYVSNRFRTFLLDSDYERIELGVLYEEKGERKSPQVFKSVWDYIDRLNKKTPVFYNYMFSPEDEEVLRPYTFNSNLKVWDFYMEETLSEGPSYDWELRGRQERVAEETLDKPDSGPKSQRRIVWPCYDSLSKAVPDAITKLLQDLQSLEAELGQTSEKWKDTWDKIKTVQRTEAKLESKSFSSSLLMSSNLSHQRRSQGVYLQETGVGSSINLAMDCEASATSTPVAGRPSTSTLYSQFQSTESENRSFEGILYKKGALLKPWRPRWFVLDKTKHQLRYYETRQDKECKGMIELGEVESIIPGTPTMGAPKNIEEKAFFDLKTTKRVYNFCAQDSQNAQLWMDSVQNCLSDA; encoded by the exons AACTGTCTGGGTCTGATCTACACCGTCCATGTAGACGGCCTGACCGTCCCCTTGGAAACGGTGGTCGGAAATCTCCTCACATGTGTCATCCCCATCGCTGGAGGCTCCCAG ACAGATGAGTCCCCAGTTTGTAGTTTAGACAAGGTTCCTCAGGCCCTGGCCTGTGACTGGCTGCTGGCCTGTCTCCAG CCGggccaggaggagagagaggagagtttG AGGACTATAACGTTAGGTGCTGGCGACCGGCAAGTTATCCAGACTCCCATCGATGACGCGCTCCCCGTCAGCGGCAGCACCGTGGCCCAGCTCTTCAGACAGCTCG GTATAGTCAACGTGTTGTATCTGTTCTGCGCCGCCCTGACGGAACACAAGATCCTGTTCCTGTCCAGCAGCTACCAGAGACTAACGGACGCCTGCCGGGGATTACTGGCCATCATGTTCCCCCTCAAATACAG CTTCACCTACGTTCCCATCCTGCCGGGGAAACTCCTAGAGGTCCTGAGCACCCCCACCCCCTTCATCATCGGCGTCAATTCATTCTTTCGTTCGGAGACGCAAGAATTG ttggaCGTGATCATCGCTGACCTGGACGGCGGCACGGTGACCATCCCCGAGTGTGTCCACATCTCCCTGCTGCCTGAGCCGCTCCTCCAGCAGATCCAGACCGCGCTCTCCATG gtTTTGGATCCAGAGCTGGAGATGGCTGATCGGGCCTTTCCCCCGCTCTCCACCCAACCCGCCGCACTCAAGATCCAG gataAGGAGATCCGGGGAATCTTCCTGTGGCTGTTCGCTCGGCTCTTCTATGGCTATCGCTGGTGTTTACACATCATCCGCATTCACCCAGAACCAGTGATCCGCTTCCACAAG GCTGCCTTCCTCGGTCAGAGGTCGCTGACGGAGGAAGACTTCCTCATGAAGGTGTTGGACGGCATGGCGTTCGCAGGCTTCGTGTCAGAGAGAGGGCCTCCTTACAGAGCCACCGACCTGTTTGATGAC CTGGTGGCCAATCACGGGGAGCGGATACGACAAGAGGAGACCTGTCCACACAAAGTCATGAACCACGTCAAGGAGCTGGCTGAGCAGCTCTTCAAAAAC GAGAATCCTTACCCCGCCGTGGCGATGCACAAAGTCCAGCGGCCGTCGGAGAACAGCCAGAACAGTGCACAGAATCAGACGCCGTTCCCCTCGCTGGACGACGTGGCGGTGCAGCTCTTCATCGACCACGCTGCCGCCAAGCTCAAGACGGCACCTCCCGTGGTCAAGGCGGAGGTCAAGGGCATGGTGCCATCTGGGCCCCCACTGG GAGACACCGTGGACAGGAACGGCCACGTGATGGCCAACAGCGCCCGCAGGCTGGAGGTGGTCAGGAACTGCATCACATACATCTTTGAGAACAAGATGCTGGAGGCCAAGAAG TTAATGCCGGCTGTACTGCGGGCGTTGAAGGGTCGGGCAGCCCGGATTTGTTTGACCCAGGAGCTCAATCAGCACGTCCTACAGAACCGAGCGGTGCTGGATGACCAGCAGTTTGACTACATTGTCCGAATGATGAACTGCACCTTACAG GACTGCTCGCATATAGATGAACACGGTATTGCAGCTGCCCTCCTTCCACTGGTCACGGCCTTCTGCAGA AAAATGGGCGCAGGCATCACTCAGTTTGCCTACAGCTGCGTACAGGAGCACATGGTGTGGACCACCATGCAGTTCTGGGAGGCCATGTTCTACAGCGACGTTCAGAACCACATCAGAGCTCTGTACCTGGAGACGGAGGAGGGGGAGCAGCACAACAACTAT GAGCAGCACGACGGGGCAGGCGACGGGAGGGAGATCAGCGCCCTGGAGCTGGCGTCTGAGCAGAGCCGGCTGTGGCCGACGCTCAGCAAGGAGTCGCAGACGGAGCGCGTGCAGAAGGAGGAGAGCACGGTGTTCAGCCAGGCAATCCACTACGCCAACAGGATGAGctacctgctgctgccgctggaCACCAGCAAGAACCGTCTGCTGAGGAGCTCCGGCCTCGGAGACGTGGAGAGCGTCAGCAACAGCTACGTCACTAACAG TATTGCAGGCAGCATGGCGGAGAGCTACGACACAGAGAGCGGCTTCGAAGACGCAGAGAGCTCCGACGTGGCGAACTCCGTGGTGCGCTTCATCAACCGCTTCGTAGACAAAGTGTGTAACGAGAGCGGCGTCACCAACGAGCACCTGAAGGCTCTCCACACCATGATACCAG ATATCGTTCAGATGCACATCGAGACGTTAGACGCAGTCCACAGGGAGAGTAAGAGACTGCCTCCGATCCAAAAG CCCAAGCTGCTGAGGCCGACGCTGCTGCCCGGTGAGGAGCTGGTGATGGACGGCATGCGGGTCCACCTGATCCCCGACGGCCGCGAGGAGGCCACGGGGCTGATGGGAGGTCCGCCTCTGCTCCCCGCCGAGGGCGCCATCTTCCTCACCACCTACCGGCTCATCTTCAAGGGCACGCCAAACGACCCGCTGG TGGGTGAGCAGGTGGTGACTCGCTCGTTCCCCATCGCCTCTCTGACCAAGGAGAAGAGGATCTCAGTTACTATACCCATGGACCAGTTTGTCCAGGAGGGGCTCCAGCTACGCTCCTGCACCTTCCAG ctGATGAAGATTGCGTTCGACGAGGAGGTGGCGTCAGACCTGGCCGAGGTCTTCAGGAAGCACATGCACAAGCTGCGCTATCCTCAGCACGTCCAGGGCACCTTCGCCTTCACCGTGGGTCAGTGTGGGAAGATGGTGGTGGAGCACAAGACCAAGGACAAGAACCAGTCGCTCAA GACACTTTCCAAAAACCTGGTGAAGACTGCCAAGAGGACTATCGGCCGGCAGTACGTGACCAGGAAGAAGTATTCCCCTCCCACCTGGGAGAACCGGAGCAGCTTCCAGTCGGAGCTGGATGAGGATGAAATCTCAG TTTCAGAGGAAGTAGAACAGAGTTCCCTCACCCTCTCCTCCACCATGCGCTCATCCGACAGACAGACCATGAGCAACGTCGTGGAGCGCGCCTGTTGCCGCGACTACCAGCGCCTGGGCCTGGGCACGCTCAGCAACAGCCTGACGCGCTCTAAAAACGAGCCGTTCAGGATTTCCACCGTCAACCGCATGTACACCGTCTGCAGGAG ctaCCCCGGCCTGCTGATTGTACCTCAGAGCATCCCGGACACGACTATCCAGAGAATCTGCCGCTGCTACCGGCAGAATCGCTTCCCCGTGGTTTGCTGGAGGAATTCACGAACCAAGGCCGTCCTGCTGCGATCTGCAGGCCTCCACGCGAAGGGGGTGGTGGGCTTCTTCAAGTCCCCCAACGCCCCGGCTTCAG TGCCCTCCCAGGCCGACTCCACCAGTCTGGAGCAGGAGAAGTACCTGCAGGCCATCATCAGCTCCATGCCTTCTTACAGCGAGAGCAGCGGCAGGAACACACTCAGCGGCTTCACCTCCACGCATATGAGCACCTCCG ACTCCTCAGACAAGTTGAGGCAGCCCAAGATCGGCGCTCTGATGAAGCAGGTGATGGGCACCAAGGAGGACGTTCCTGGAACCTTCAGCAGAGGAG CTCTGGGTCAAAGGGCGAAAgtcatctccctctctcagcCCAAAGTGTCTGGCAAGGCCAGGAACACCCCTAGAG gTAAATGGGGCAGTATCCGGGGCAGCGGGCGTCTAAGTGCCTACAACCCAGATGTGGGGACGCGCCTGGCGAAAGACTCTCCGCAGTCCAATGGGGGGCCGAGCGAGGCGCTGTTTCTCCGCCAGCAGAAGGCCTACCTCTACATCATCGGAGACAAGGCCCAGCTCAAG GGAGGGAAGCAGGACTCGTTCCAGCAGTGGGAGGTGGTTCCCATCGAGGTGTGCGACGTGCGGCAGGTGAAGAACAGCTTCAAGAAGCTGATGAAGGCCTGCGTGCCGAGCACCTCCACCACGGACCCCAACATGAGCTTCCTGCGCTGCCTGGAGGACTCTGAGTGGATGGCTCTG ctccaCAGGGTGCTGCAGGTGTCCGTGCTGGTGGTGGAGCTCCTGGATACGGGCTCATCAGTCATGGTCAGCCTGGAGGACGGCTGGGACGTCACCACGCAG gtggtgTCCCTGGtgcagctgctgtctgatcCGTACTACCGAACCTTCGACGGCTTCCGGCTGCTGGTGGAGAAGGAGTGGCTGTCGTTCGGCCACCGATTCAGCCACCGCGGAGCGCAGACGCTGGGCAGCCAGAGCAGCGGCTTCACCCCCGTCTTCCTGCAGTTCCTCGACTGCGTCCACCAG ATCCACCTCCAGTTCCCCATGGAGTTTGAGTTCAGTCAGTACTACCTGAAGTTCTTGGCCTACCACTACGTGTCCAACCGCTTCCGAACCTTCCTGCTCGACTCCGACTACGAACGCATCGAGCTGG gagtGCTGTacgaggagaaaggagagaggaaaagcCCTCAGGTGTTTAAGTCTGTGTGGGACTACATCGACAGACTGAACAAGAAAACACCCGTCTTCTACAACTACATGTTCTCTCCTGAAGACGAGGAG gttCTGCGGCCGTACACCTTCAACTCCAACCTGAAGGTGTGGGACTTCTACATGGAGGAGACCCTGTCGGAGGGTCCGTCCTACGACTGGGAGCTGAGAGGCCggcaggagcgcgtggcggagGAGACGCTGGACAAACCCGACAGCGGCCCCAAGTCTCAGCGGCGCATCGTGTGGCCGTGCTACGACAGCCTGAGCAAGGCGGTGCCCGACGCCATCACCAAGCTGCTGCAGGACCTGCAGAGTCTGGAGGCGGAGCTGGGCCAGACGTCGGAGAAGTGGAAGGACACTTGGGACAAAATCAAGACCGTGCAGAGAACCGAGGCCAAACTGGAAAGCAAG TCGTTCTCCAGCTCCTTGCTGATGTCGTCCAACCTGAGCCACCAGCGGCGCTCTCAGGGCGTCTACCTGCAGGAGACCGGCGTGGGATCCTCCATCAACCTGGCTATGGACTGCGAGGCCAGCGCCACCTCCACCCCCGTCGCCGGTCGGCCCAGCACCAGCACGCTCTACAGCCAGTTCCAGAGCACGGAGAGCGAGAACAg GAGTTTTGAAGGCATCCTGTATAAGAAAGGGGCGTTGTTGAAACCATGGAGACCACGGTGGTTTGTGCTGGACAAGACCAAACATCAG CTGAGATACTACGAGACCCGGCAGGACAAGGAGTGCAAAGGGATGATCGAGCTGGGCGAGGTGGAGTCCATCATTCCAGGAACGCCTACCATGGGAGCGCCGAAGAACATCGAGGAGAAAGCCTTTTTTGAT CTCAAGACGACCAAACGAGTGTACAACTTCTGTGCCCAGGACAGCCAGAACGCTCAGCTGTGGATGGACAGCGTCCAGAACTGCCTGTCAGACGCctag
- the sbf1 gene encoding myotubularin-related protein 5 isoform X1 has translation MARLADYYLVVGYDIDKRVEGEGQGRILQRFPEKDWEDSPFPQGIELFCQPSGWQLVPERQPASFFVAVLTDINSERHYCACFTFWEGLDNPHLQKAEASEVDEADEDLALVQPAQVFAPKSLVLVSRLDYTEVFRNCLGLIYTVHVDGLTVPLETVVGNLLTCVIPIAGGSQTDESPVCSLDKVPQALACDWLLACLQPGQEEREESLRTITLGAGDRQVIQTPIDDALPVSGSTVAQLFRQLGIVNVLYLFCAALTEHKILFLSSSYQRLTDACRGLLAIMFPLKYSFTYVPILPGKLLEVLSTPTPFIIGVNSFFRSETQELLDVIIADLDGGTVTIPECVHISLLPEPLLQQIQTALSMVLDPELEMADRAFPPLSTQPAALKIQDKEIRGIFLWLFARLFYGYRWCLHIIRIHPEPVIRFHKAAFLGQRSLTEEDFLMKVLDGMAFAGFVSERGPPYRATDLFDDLVANHGERIRQEETCPHKVMNHVKELAEQLFKNENPYPAVAMHKVQRPSENSQNSAQNQTPFPSLDDVAVQLFIDHAAAKLKTAPPVVKAEVKGMVPSGPPLGDTVDRNGHVMANSARRLEVVRNCITYIFENKMLEAKKLMPAVLRALKGRAARICLTQELNQHVLQNRAVLDDQQFDYIVRMMNCTLQDCSHIDEHGIAAALLPLVTAFCRKMGAGITQFAYSCVQEHMVWTTMQFWEAMFYSDVQNHIRALYLETEEGEQHNNYEQHDGAGDGREISALELASEQSRLWPTLSKESQTERVQKEESTVFSQAIHYANRMSYLLLPLDTSKNRLLRSSGLGDVESVSNSYVTNSIAGSMAESYDTESGFEDAESSDVANSVVRFINRFVDKVCNESGVTNEHLKALHTMIPDIVQMHIETLDAVHRESKRLPPIQKPKLLRPTLLPGEELVMDGMRVHLIPDGREEATGLMGGPPLLPAEGAIFLTTYRLIFKGTPNDPLVGEQVVTRSFPIASLTKEKRISVTIPMDQFVQEGLQLRSCTFQLMKIAFDEEVASDLAEVFRKHMHKLRYPQHVQGTFAFTVGQCGKMVVEHKTKDKNQSLKTLSKNLVKTAKRTIGRQYVTRKKYSPPTWENRSSFQSELDEDEISVSEEVEQSSLTLSSTMRSSDRQTMSNVVERACCRDYQRLGLGTLSNSLTRSKNEPFRISTVNRMYTVCRSYPGLLIVPQSIPDTTIQRICRCYRQNRFPVVCWRNSRTKAVLLRSAGLHAKGVVGFFKSPNAPASVPSQADSTSLEQEKYLQAIISSMPSYSESSGRNTLSGFTSTHMSTSDSSDKLRQPKIGALMKQVMGTKEDVPGTFSRGALGQRAKVISLSQPKVSGKARNTPRGKWGSIRGSGRLSAYNPDVGTRLAKDSPQSNGGPSEALFLRQQKAYLYIIGDKAQLKGGKQDSFQQWEVVPIEVCDVRQVKNSFKKLMKACVPSTSTTDPNMSFLRCLEDSEWMALLHRVLQVSVLVVELLDTGSSVMVSLEDGWDVTTQVVSLVQLLSDPYYRTFDGFRLLVEKEWLSFGHRFSHRGAQTLGSQSSGFTPVFLQFLDCVHQIHLQFPMEFEFSQYYLKFLAYHYVSNRFRTFLLDSDYERIELGVLYEEKGERKSPQVFKSVWDYIDRLNKKTPVFYNYMFSPEDEEVLRPYTFNSNLKVWDFYMEETLSEGPSYDWELRGRQERVAEETLDKPDSGPKSQRRIVWPCYDSLSKAVPDAITKLLQDLQSLEAELGQTSEKWKDTWDKIKTVQRTEAKLESKQSFSSSLLMSSNLSHQRRSQGVYLQETGVGSSINLAMDCEASATSTPVAGRPSTSTLYSQFQSTESENRSFEGILYKKGALLKPWRPRWFVLDKTKHQLRYYETRQDKECKGMIELGEVESIIPGTPTMGAPKNIEEKAFFDLKTTKRVYNFCAQDSQNAQLWMDSVQNCLSDA, from the exons AACTGTCTGGGTCTGATCTACACCGTCCATGTAGACGGCCTGACCGTCCCCTTGGAAACGGTGGTCGGAAATCTCCTCACATGTGTCATCCCCATCGCTGGAGGCTCCCAG ACAGATGAGTCCCCAGTTTGTAGTTTAGACAAGGTTCCTCAGGCCCTGGCCTGTGACTGGCTGCTGGCCTGTCTCCAG CCGggccaggaggagagagaggagagtttG AGGACTATAACGTTAGGTGCTGGCGACCGGCAAGTTATCCAGACTCCCATCGATGACGCGCTCCCCGTCAGCGGCAGCACCGTGGCCCAGCTCTTCAGACAGCTCG GTATAGTCAACGTGTTGTATCTGTTCTGCGCCGCCCTGACGGAACACAAGATCCTGTTCCTGTCCAGCAGCTACCAGAGACTAACGGACGCCTGCCGGGGATTACTGGCCATCATGTTCCCCCTCAAATACAG CTTCACCTACGTTCCCATCCTGCCGGGGAAACTCCTAGAGGTCCTGAGCACCCCCACCCCCTTCATCATCGGCGTCAATTCATTCTTTCGTTCGGAGACGCAAGAATTG ttggaCGTGATCATCGCTGACCTGGACGGCGGCACGGTGACCATCCCCGAGTGTGTCCACATCTCCCTGCTGCCTGAGCCGCTCCTCCAGCAGATCCAGACCGCGCTCTCCATG gtTTTGGATCCAGAGCTGGAGATGGCTGATCGGGCCTTTCCCCCGCTCTCCACCCAACCCGCCGCACTCAAGATCCAG gataAGGAGATCCGGGGAATCTTCCTGTGGCTGTTCGCTCGGCTCTTCTATGGCTATCGCTGGTGTTTACACATCATCCGCATTCACCCAGAACCAGTGATCCGCTTCCACAAG GCTGCCTTCCTCGGTCAGAGGTCGCTGACGGAGGAAGACTTCCTCATGAAGGTGTTGGACGGCATGGCGTTCGCAGGCTTCGTGTCAGAGAGAGGGCCTCCTTACAGAGCCACCGACCTGTTTGATGAC CTGGTGGCCAATCACGGGGAGCGGATACGACAAGAGGAGACCTGTCCACACAAAGTCATGAACCACGTCAAGGAGCTGGCTGAGCAGCTCTTCAAAAAC GAGAATCCTTACCCCGCCGTGGCGATGCACAAAGTCCAGCGGCCGTCGGAGAACAGCCAGAACAGTGCACAGAATCAGACGCCGTTCCCCTCGCTGGACGACGTGGCGGTGCAGCTCTTCATCGACCACGCTGCCGCCAAGCTCAAGACGGCACCTCCCGTGGTCAAGGCGGAGGTCAAGGGCATGGTGCCATCTGGGCCCCCACTGG GAGACACCGTGGACAGGAACGGCCACGTGATGGCCAACAGCGCCCGCAGGCTGGAGGTGGTCAGGAACTGCATCACATACATCTTTGAGAACAAGATGCTGGAGGCCAAGAAG TTAATGCCGGCTGTACTGCGGGCGTTGAAGGGTCGGGCAGCCCGGATTTGTTTGACCCAGGAGCTCAATCAGCACGTCCTACAGAACCGAGCGGTGCTGGATGACCAGCAGTTTGACTACATTGTCCGAATGATGAACTGCACCTTACAG GACTGCTCGCATATAGATGAACACGGTATTGCAGCTGCCCTCCTTCCACTGGTCACGGCCTTCTGCAGA AAAATGGGCGCAGGCATCACTCAGTTTGCCTACAGCTGCGTACAGGAGCACATGGTGTGGACCACCATGCAGTTCTGGGAGGCCATGTTCTACAGCGACGTTCAGAACCACATCAGAGCTCTGTACCTGGAGACGGAGGAGGGGGAGCAGCACAACAACTAT GAGCAGCACGACGGGGCAGGCGACGGGAGGGAGATCAGCGCCCTGGAGCTGGCGTCTGAGCAGAGCCGGCTGTGGCCGACGCTCAGCAAGGAGTCGCAGACGGAGCGCGTGCAGAAGGAGGAGAGCACGGTGTTCAGCCAGGCAATCCACTACGCCAACAGGATGAGctacctgctgctgccgctggaCACCAGCAAGAACCGTCTGCTGAGGAGCTCCGGCCTCGGAGACGTGGAGAGCGTCAGCAACAGCTACGTCACTAACAG TATTGCAGGCAGCATGGCGGAGAGCTACGACACAGAGAGCGGCTTCGAAGACGCAGAGAGCTCCGACGTGGCGAACTCCGTGGTGCGCTTCATCAACCGCTTCGTAGACAAAGTGTGTAACGAGAGCGGCGTCACCAACGAGCACCTGAAGGCTCTCCACACCATGATACCAG ATATCGTTCAGATGCACATCGAGACGTTAGACGCAGTCCACAGGGAGAGTAAGAGACTGCCTCCGATCCAAAAG CCCAAGCTGCTGAGGCCGACGCTGCTGCCCGGTGAGGAGCTGGTGATGGACGGCATGCGGGTCCACCTGATCCCCGACGGCCGCGAGGAGGCCACGGGGCTGATGGGAGGTCCGCCTCTGCTCCCCGCCGAGGGCGCCATCTTCCTCACCACCTACCGGCTCATCTTCAAGGGCACGCCAAACGACCCGCTGG TGGGTGAGCAGGTGGTGACTCGCTCGTTCCCCATCGCCTCTCTGACCAAGGAGAAGAGGATCTCAGTTACTATACCCATGGACCAGTTTGTCCAGGAGGGGCTCCAGCTACGCTCCTGCACCTTCCAG ctGATGAAGATTGCGTTCGACGAGGAGGTGGCGTCAGACCTGGCCGAGGTCTTCAGGAAGCACATGCACAAGCTGCGCTATCCTCAGCACGTCCAGGGCACCTTCGCCTTCACCGTGGGTCAGTGTGGGAAGATGGTGGTGGAGCACAAGACCAAGGACAAGAACCAGTCGCTCAA GACACTTTCCAAAAACCTGGTGAAGACTGCCAAGAGGACTATCGGCCGGCAGTACGTGACCAGGAAGAAGTATTCCCCTCCCACCTGGGAGAACCGGAGCAGCTTCCAGTCGGAGCTGGATGAGGATGAAATCTCAG TTTCAGAGGAAGTAGAACAGAGTTCCCTCACCCTCTCCTCCACCATGCGCTCATCCGACAGACAGACCATGAGCAACGTCGTGGAGCGCGCCTGTTGCCGCGACTACCAGCGCCTGGGCCTGGGCACGCTCAGCAACAGCCTGACGCGCTCTAAAAACGAGCCGTTCAGGATTTCCACCGTCAACCGCATGTACACCGTCTGCAGGAG ctaCCCCGGCCTGCTGATTGTACCTCAGAGCATCCCGGACACGACTATCCAGAGAATCTGCCGCTGCTACCGGCAGAATCGCTTCCCCGTGGTTTGCTGGAGGAATTCACGAACCAAGGCCGTCCTGCTGCGATCTGCAGGCCTCCACGCGAAGGGGGTGGTGGGCTTCTTCAAGTCCCCCAACGCCCCGGCTTCAG TGCCCTCCCAGGCCGACTCCACCAGTCTGGAGCAGGAGAAGTACCTGCAGGCCATCATCAGCTCCATGCCTTCTTACAGCGAGAGCAGCGGCAGGAACACACTCAGCGGCTTCACCTCCACGCATATGAGCACCTCCG ACTCCTCAGACAAGTTGAGGCAGCCCAAGATCGGCGCTCTGATGAAGCAGGTGATGGGCACCAAGGAGGACGTTCCTGGAACCTTCAGCAGAGGAG CTCTGGGTCAAAGGGCGAAAgtcatctccctctctcagcCCAAAGTGTCTGGCAAGGCCAGGAACACCCCTAGAG gTAAATGGGGCAGTATCCGGGGCAGCGGGCGTCTAAGTGCCTACAACCCAGATGTGGGGACGCGCCTGGCGAAAGACTCTCCGCAGTCCAATGGGGGGCCGAGCGAGGCGCTGTTTCTCCGCCAGCAGAAGGCCTACCTCTACATCATCGGAGACAAGGCCCAGCTCAAG GGAGGGAAGCAGGACTCGTTCCAGCAGTGGGAGGTGGTTCCCATCGAGGTGTGCGACGTGCGGCAGGTGAAGAACAGCTTCAAGAAGCTGATGAAGGCCTGCGTGCCGAGCACCTCCACCACGGACCCCAACATGAGCTTCCTGCGCTGCCTGGAGGACTCTGAGTGGATGGCTCTG ctccaCAGGGTGCTGCAGGTGTCCGTGCTGGTGGTGGAGCTCCTGGATACGGGCTCATCAGTCATGGTCAGCCTGGAGGACGGCTGGGACGTCACCACGCAG gtggtgTCCCTGGtgcagctgctgtctgatcCGTACTACCGAACCTTCGACGGCTTCCGGCTGCTGGTGGAGAAGGAGTGGCTGTCGTTCGGCCACCGATTCAGCCACCGCGGAGCGCAGACGCTGGGCAGCCAGAGCAGCGGCTTCACCCCCGTCTTCCTGCAGTTCCTCGACTGCGTCCACCAG ATCCACCTCCAGTTCCCCATGGAGTTTGAGTTCAGTCAGTACTACCTGAAGTTCTTGGCCTACCACTACGTGTCCAACCGCTTCCGAACCTTCCTGCTCGACTCCGACTACGAACGCATCGAGCTGG gagtGCTGTacgaggagaaaggagagaggaaaagcCCTCAGGTGTTTAAGTCTGTGTGGGACTACATCGACAGACTGAACAAGAAAACACCCGTCTTCTACAACTACATGTTCTCTCCTGAAGACGAGGAG gttCTGCGGCCGTACACCTTCAACTCCAACCTGAAGGTGTGGGACTTCTACATGGAGGAGACCCTGTCGGAGGGTCCGTCCTACGACTGGGAGCTGAGAGGCCggcaggagcgcgtggcggagGAGACGCTGGACAAACCCGACAGCGGCCCCAAGTCTCAGCGGCGCATCGTGTGGCCGTGCTACGACAGCCTGAGCAAGGCGGTGCCCGACGCCATCACCAAGCTGCTGCAGGACCTGCAGAGTCTGGAGGCGGAGCTGGGCCAGACGTCGGAGAAGTGGAAGGACACTTGGGACAAAATCAAGACCGTGCAGAGAACCGAGGCCAAACTGGAAAGCAAG CAGTCGTTCTCCAGCTCCTTGCTGATGTCGTCCAACCTGAGCCACCAGCGGCGCTCTCAGGGCGTCTACCTGCAGGAGACCGGCGTGGGATCCTCCATCAACCTGGCTATGGACTGCGAGGCCAGCGCCACCTCCACCCCCGTCGCCGGTCGGCCCAGCACCAGCACGCTCTACAGCCAGTTCCAGAGCACGGAGAGCGAGAACAg GAGTTTTGAAGGCATCCTGTATAAGAAAGGGGCGTTGTTGAAACCATGGAGACCACGGTGGTTTGTGCTGGACAAGACCAAACATCAG CTGAGATACTACGAGACCCGGCAGGACAAGGAGTGCAAAGGGATGATCGAGCTGGGCGAGGTGGAGTCCATCATTCCAGGAACGCCTACCATGGGAGCGCCGAAGAACATCGAGGAGAAAGCCTTTTTTGAT CTCAAGACGACCAAACGAGTGTACAACTTCTGTGCCCAGGACAGCCAGAACGCTCAGCTGTGGATGGACAGCGTCCAGAACTGCCTGTCAGACGCctag